In one window of Kosmotoga pacifica DNA:
- a CDS encoding cupin domain-containing protein, with amino-acid sequence MKKVQIMKLPSILKKDGIEAKRIYDKESAQANVITIEPGFELPSHVTPVDVFMLVLEGKGVFTVGDESLELEKYELIEGPKNVPHGIKNTGDEPLMVLVLKAPRS; translated from the coding sequence ATGAAAAAAGTACAGATAATGAAACTGCCTTCGATTCTTAAAAAGGATGGAATCGAAGCAAAGAGGATATATGACAAAGAATCCGCACAGGCTAATGTGATAACCATTGAACCGGGGTTCGAACTACCGTCGCATGTAACTCCTGTGGATGTTTTTATGCTTGTTTTGGAAGGAAAGGGAGTCTTTACAGTAGGTGATGAAAGTCTGGAACTTGAAAAATATGAACTCATTGAAGGGCCAAAGAATGTACCTCACGGTATCAAGAATACCGGCGACGAACCCCTGATGGTACTAGTTCTTAAAGCACCGCGCTCTTGA
- a CDS encoding class I SAM-dependent methyltransferase: MKYKRKKVERTFDSLSEASPIAKRSAECDDIICRVGKKAVELLELSKDDILLDIGTGRGRWALYAAPFCKEVIGIDISSNLLKDAREEAKKRNITNVAFYRGSFENPYEEIDLKGFGINKVISVYAMHHLTDDLKKKAIETLMELTEKPTRIVIADIMWFEDPSKYKESWDEVYYDEGDTDFPANAYYLKKMFERCAKTVNLVKAHPLVGIIVANL; encoded by the coding sequence TTGAAATACAAGCGCAAAAAGGTTGAGAGAACATTTGATTCGCTCAGTGAGGCTTCGCCCATTGCAAAAAGAAGTGCAGAGTGTGATGACATCATTTGCAGGGTTGGTAAGAAAGCTGTTGAACTTCTCGAATTAAGCAAAGATGATATCTTGCTGGACATCGGAACGGGTAGGGGGCGCTGGGCCTTATATGCGGCTCCGTTTTGCAAAGAGGTTATAGGGATAGACATCAGTTCGAATCTGCTCAAAGATGCCAGGGAGGAGGCAAAAAAGAGAAACATTACCAATGTAGCTTTTTATCGTGGTTCTTTTGAGAATCCCTATGAAGAGATTGATCTGAAAGGGTTTGGAATAAATAAGGTTATCAGCGTGTATGCAATGCATCATCTGACAGATGATCTAAAGAAGAAAGCGATTGAAACCTTGATGGAGTTGACAGAAAAGCCAACCAGAATAGTGATCGCGGATATAATGTGGTTTGAAGATCCCAGCAAATACAAAGAAAGCTGGGATGAAGTATATTATGATGAAGGTGATACGGATTTTCCAGCAAATGCTTATTATTTGAAGAAGATGTTCGAAAGATGTGCGAAAACAGTGAATCTGGTAAAGGCGCACCCGCTGGTCGGGATAATTGTTGCGAACCTCTGA